One genomic segment of Impatiens glandulifera chromosome 6, dImpGla2.1, whole genome shotgun sequence includes these proteins:
- the LOC124942217 gene encoding mediator of RNA polymerase II transcription subunit 20a, translated as MPVKWVFYWVPNAGSTVNSQVINEISQCIESINGVKEGRWKATLTIYRPILKVEPALGDLPRDLLGIALPEQPNKYYFILRGQKLILEAEQTIQTIMEKLQSYKTRVQFISEGFQYKLGDFMIRVGKVVPANAESLRGVIMDVEYLPLSSLDQSQLVMEDFSEILQETLSRRSMPGHFMHAPSNFADYNLADRYTSEHTAIQYAGVLTHLISTAQSIHNGRN; from the exons ATGCCGGTCAAATG GGTTTTCTACTGGGTACCCAACGCCGGATCAACTGTGAATAGCCAAGTCATAAATGAAATCAGTCAATGCATTGAGAGCATCAATGGCGTCAAAGAAGGCAGATGGAAAGCCACTCTCACCATTTACAGACCCATCCTCAAAG TTGAACCAGCACTTGGTGATCTTCCCCGTGATTTATTGGGTATTGCTTTGCCTGAACAACCCAATAAATATTACTTCATTCTTAGGGGACAAAAATTGATTCTTGAAGCTGAACAGACTATTCAAACTATAATGGAGAAACTTCAGTCTTACAAAACTAGGGTTCAATTCATTTCTGAG GGTTTTCAGTATAAACTCGGTGACTTTATGATTAGAGTGGGCAAAGTTGTGCCTGCAAATGCTGAAAGTTTAAGAGGAGTTATTATGGAT GTAGAGTATCTTCCACTTTCATCGCTTGATCAATCTCAGTTAGTAATGGAAGATTTCTCTGAAATATTGCAAGAAACATTGTCAAGAAGATCTATGCCGGGTCACTTTATGCATGCTCCTTCAAACTTTGCAGATTATAACCTTGCAGATCGATATACTTCGGAACATACAGCAATTCAGTATGCGGGCGTACTTACTCACCTGATCTCAACTGCTCAATCTATACATAATGGAAGGAATTAG
- the LOC124942641 gene encoding growth-regulating factor 5-like has protein sequence MNGGISYTYRFPFTAIQWQELEHQALIYKYIISGIPIPPDLLFSVKTSLDSSSSLPQHVGWNSFQMGSVRKIDPEPGRCRRTDGKKWRCSKEAYPDSKYCERHMHRGRNRSRKPVEAIIKPSINKPQTSFLPLSMVSDHHGQYFEHSSTSRSPRDIGLSLCQDNTSSTGPMLLDFGLCSNPDRYNNEAYGGMKEDDGLFFEASGRIRRYLSFNPDDHWQLKMGHSSTTHLKQPYSSSLQYGYQGLNDNHLATHIEDKPQKKIMHSFFDECPKNKDS, from the exons ATGAATGGAGGTATTAGTTACACTTACAGGTTCCCTTTCACTGCAATTCAATGGCAAGAGCTTGAACATCAAGCTCTTATTTACAAATACATTATCTCTGGAATACCTATTCCACCTGATCTACTCTTCTCTGTCAAAACCAGTTtggattcttcttcttcacttccTCAACATG TTGGATGGAACAGTTTCCAGATGGGTTCTGTTAGGAAGATTGATCCAGAACCTGGTAGATGTAGAAGAACAGATGGGAAAAAGTGGAGATGTTCAAAAGAAGCATACCCTGATTCAAAATACTGTGAAAGACACATGCACAGAGGTAGAAACCGTTCAAGAAAGCCTGTGGAAGCCATTATAAAACCATCAATCAACAAACCCCAAACCAGCTTCCTTCCTCTGTCAATGGTATCTGATCATCATGGTCAATATTTTGAACACTCATCAACCTCAAGATCACCAAGGGATATTGGACTTTCTTTATGTCAAGACAACACTAGTAGTACTGGTCCTATGCTTTTGGATTTTGGTCTTTGTTCAAATCCAGACAGGTATAATAATGAAGCATATGGTGGAATGAAAGAAGATGATGGTTTGTTTTTTGAAGCTTCTGGGAGAATAAGAAGGTATTTAAGTTTTAACCCTGATGATCATTGGCAACTTAAAATGGGTCattcttcaacaacacatttgAAACAACCTTACTCTTCTTCCTTACAATATGGGTATCAAGGTCTCAATGATAATCATCTAGCTACCCATATTgaggataaacctcagaagaaGATAATGCACAGTTTCTTTGATGAATGTCCCAAAAACAAGGATTCTTGA
- the LOC124942095 gene encoding uncharacterized protein LOC124942095, with product MASTSIVMAAMPITSSTQSRPNTLFFKPLPVKTKATTGRNFAVAAAKASMKEKVVTGLTAAALTASMVIPEVAEAASGSGFSPSLNNFLLSIAAGGIVLAGIVGAIIGVSNFDPVKRT from the coding sequence ATGGCATCTACTTCCATAGTTATGGCAGCAATGCCAATTACTTCCTCCACCCAGTCAAGACCCAACACCTTATTCTTCAAACCCTTACCAGTGAAGACAAAAGCAACAACAGGAAGGAATTTTGCAGTTGCAGCAGCAAAAGCTTCAATGAAAGAGAAGGTAGTGACTGGATTGACAGCGGCTGCACTGACTGCATCAATGGTGATTCCAGAAGTAGCTGAGGCTGCAAGTGGGTCTGGGTTTTCTCCTTCTCTGAATAATTTCTTGCTGAGTATAGCAGCTGGAGGAATTGTTCTTGCTGGGATTGTTGGTGCTATCATTGGTGTTTCTAACTTTGATCCTGTTAAGAGGACTTAA